The following are from one region of the Rosistilla carotiformis genome:
- a CDS encoding 3-keto-disaccharide hydrolase codes for MKRIFALTLAVALLSPSAFAEDIDLKDTYLDPATAPIDYKIQGEYEGTAGPDAVKFGVQVIALGDGKFHLVSYADGLPNAERSHKDIKAEIDGEMEGETAVFTNDLFKIEISNGELNVITVADGILRGTLYKVQRESDTLGAEPPAGAVVLFDGSSADAFEGGKRMGDLLAANCFSKEKFGDHTLHLEFRTPFKPKARGQARGNSGVYMQSRYELQVLDSFGLAGKNNECGGIYSIAEPNVNMCFPPLQWQTYDIDFTAARYDDQGNKTKNARATIRHNGVVIHDDLELPHGTPGRHPEGPEPDALYLQGHGNPVVYRNIWVVKK; via the coding sequence ATGAAACGAATTTTTGCCCTAACGCTTGCCGTCGCGCTGCTGTCCCCCTCCGCTTTCGCTGAAGACATCGATCTCAAAGATACCTACCTGGATCCAGCAACTGCCCCGATCGATTACAAAATCCAAGGTGAATACGAAGGCACCGCAGGCCCCGACGCTGTGAAGTTTGGCGTGCAGGTGATTGCGCTGGGGGATGGCAAGTTCCACTTAGTTAGCTACGCCGACGGGCTCCCCAATGCGGAACGATCTCACAAAGACATCAAAGCCGAAATCGATGGCGAGATGGAAGGTGAAACCGCGGTGTTTACCAACGACCTATTTAAGATCGAGATCTCCAACGGTGAACTCAATGTGATCACGGTGGCCGATGGAATCCTGCGAGGCACACTTTACAAAGTCCAACGCGAAAGCGACACCTTGGGTGCCGAACCGCCTGCCGGCGCGGTCGTGCTGTTCGACGGTTCGTCGGCCGATGCCTTCGAAGGGGGCAAACGGATGGGCGATTTGTTGGCGGCGAATTGCTTCAGTAAAGAAAAATTTGGCGACCACACACTGCACTTGGAGTTTCGCACACCGTTCAAACCTAAGGCGCGGGGACAGGCTCGCGGCAACAGTGGCGTCTACATGCAAAGCCGTTATGAATTGCAAGTCCTCGATTCGTTTGGCTTGGCCGGCAAAAACAACGAATGCGGCGGGATCTACAGCATCGCCGAACCGAACGTCAACATGTGTTTCCCACCGCTGCAATGGCAGACCTACGACATCGACTTCACCGCTGCCCGCTACGACGATCAAGGCAACAAAACGAAGAACGCTCGGGCCACGATCCGACACAATGGTGTCGTGATTCACGACGACCTGGAACTTCCCCACGGAACTCCTGGTCGGCACCCCGAAGGACCTGAACCCGATGCACTTTACCTGCAAGGGCACGGCAACCCGGTCGTCTATCGCAACATCTGGGTCGTCAAGAAATAG
- a CDS encoding sigma 54-interacting transcriptional regulator: MVREGSRWTDVFSLTPGRRTTIGRSSGSHIVIRHERCSRQHAELFAEQGDWIVRDNASRNGTRIDAQPVHGDQVLQPGQTLEIAGCQMVFVHEIADAFEHESPTAGGSASEGSGLLEEQQTVEGIDAGEITHRQRKSPFLEQRLRKPKPNQNAGAAQKLFQFAFDLSRCESIDAAAESALDTLIQHTGVATGAVMRLAESAKQISDNPNDLVLIATRQRLHRSYHRVPDFVAQTVLRDGEAVLARNIADDAALASPDSRGEISTTSTLCAPIRVENRSIGLIHLYSSDDEPSLEPEHLEFALAVAENLGLAFQNLMRQAKLATRLDRSRQKVDELRHQLGQESKIVGDSPEIRAIGEAIRRAAPTSATVLIRGESGVGKELVAQSLHDQSNRSEGPFLCLNCAALSPALLESELFGHEKGAFTGATERKLGKFEAADGGTLMLDEIGEMSPEIQAKFLRVLEGHPFERVGGNRSIRADVRVVSATNRDLEAEVRAGRFRADLYFRLHVLEIVIPPLRQRGRDILRLANYFLKRFCQQMGRKIEGFTVAAEKRLMKYPWPGNIRELKNVIERAVVLSNKSSIDAEDLVLSNVHSAGNPTMAPGDPRAFEELSLLDIERNHILQTLRATEGNKSKAASILGIERSTLDRKLKRFELTPRDWID; the protein is encoded by the coding sequence GTGGTTCGCGAGGGGAGTCGTTGGACCGACGTGTTCAGCCTAACCCCAGGTCGCCGGACCACCATTGGGAGGTCATCGGGCAGCCATATCGTGATCCGACACGAACGGTGCAGTCGTCAGCACGCCGAGCTATTTGCCGAACAGGGGGATTGGATCGTCCGCGACAACGCAAGTCGCAACGGAACCCGCATCGACGCCCAACCGGTGCACGGCGATCAGGTCCTGCAGCCCGGCCAAACGCTAGAAATTGCTGGCTGTCAGATGGTTTTCGTTCACGAAATCGCCGATGCGTTCGAGCACGAATCGCCCACCGCCGGAGGCAGTGCGAGCGAAGGCAGCGGTTTGCTGGAAGAACAGCAGACCGTCGAGGGGATCGATGCTGGCGAAATCACTCACCGGCAACGAAAATCCCCCTTTCTGGAGCAGCGGCTTCGTAAACCCAAGCCGAACCAAAACGCCGGCGCGGCGCAAAAATTATTTCAGTTCGCTTTTGACCTTTCGCGTTGCGAATCGATCGACGCCGCCGCTGAATCGGCGCTCGACACCCTAATCCAACACACCGGCGTCGCCACCGGCGCGGTCATGCGTTTAGCGGAATCGGCAAAACAAATCTCCGACAATCCCAACGACCTCGTGTTAATCGCCACGCGCCAACGGCTTCATCGCAGCTACCATCGCGTCCCCGATTTTGTCGCCCAAACGGTTTTGCGCGACGGTGAAGCGGTGCTCGCGCGTAACATCGCTGACGATGCGGCGCTGGCCAGTCCCGACAGCCGAGGCGAGATCAGCACGACCAGTACGCTGTGCGCTCCGATTCGTGTCGAGAACCGCTCGATCGGGTTGATCCATCTCTATTCGAGCGACGACGAACCGTCGTTAGAACCCGAACACTTAGAGTTCGCTTTGGCGGTCGCCGAGAATCTCGGACTTGCGTTTCAGAATCTGATGCGACAGGCCAAGCTGGCCACGCGGTTGGATCGCAGTCGGCAGAAGGTCGACGAACTGCGGCACCAACTGGGGCAAGAATCGAAGATCGTTGGCGACAGTCCCGAGATCCGAGCGATCGGTGAAGCAATCCGCCGTGCCGCCCCTACATCGGCCACGGTCTTGATCCGCGGAGAAAGCGGTGTCGGCAAAGAACTGGTCGCGCAATCATTGCACGACCAAAGCAACCGCAGCGAAGGACCGTTCCTGTGTCTCAACTGTGCCGCACTCTCGCCAGCGTTGCTGGAAAGTGAACTGTTTGGGCACGAAAAAGGGGCATTTACCGGGGCCACCGAACGTAAGTTGGGGAAGTTCGAAGCGGCAGATGGAGGAACTTTAATGCTCGATGAAATCGGGGAGATGAGTCCCGAAATCCAAGCAAAGTTCCTTCGCGTCCTAGAAGGTCATCCGTTTGAGCGCGTCGGCGGAAACCGTTCGATTCGCGCCGACGTTCGTGTCGTCTCCGCAACCAATCGCGACTTGGAAGCCGAGGTCCGCGCCGGCCGATTTCGGGCCGATCTCTACTTCCGATTGCACGTATTGGAAATCGTGATCCCGCCGCTGCGTCAGCGGGGCCGCGACATCCTGCGATTGGCAAACTACTTTTTGAAACGCTTTTGTCAGCAGATGGGGCGAAAAATCGAAGGCTTTACCGTCGCGGCGGAGAAACGTTTGATGAAGTATCCATGGCCGGGGAACATTCGCGAACTCAAGAACGTCATCGAACGAGCCGTCGTGTTGTCCAACAAGTCTTCCATCGATGCTGAGGATTTGGTGTTGTCGAATGTCCACAGCGCCGGCAATCCAACGATGGCCCCAGGCGATCCCCGCGCGTTCGAAGAATTATCGTTGTTGGATATCGAACGCAATCACATTTTGCAGACCTTACGCGCGACCGAAGGCAACAAAAGCAAAGCGGCTTCGATTTTGGGGATCGAACGATCGACCTTGGATCGAAAGCTGAAACGCTTCGAACTCACCCCGCGCGACTGGATCGATTGA
- a CDS encoding DUF1598 domain-containing protein produces the protein MKCPQGLQVRVRHAICIASMIVIATPSFAGQVGVRQNSVGGVMVDAGGVVRAATPMEQQKLLLDVRAKVRAADGEMAKPADLRMISLKGLQAAIAEALATGDDLPEEIRYLAGLQRIEYVLAYPEQNDIVIAGPAEPWIVRDDAAVVGAISGQPMMLIDDLVTAMQSVEAARQGGISCSIEPTAEGHQRLNRLLSKVQLRNGQNPKSLEPQMKQAFGPQMVKLNGVPTDSHYARILVAADYQMKRIAMGLESSRIAGLPSYLEMARGSITQSNANPRWWMACDYNSLSHSDDKLSWKLSGRGVKTMTENDLIGANGQVVGNAKADPKAQKWADLMTEHYGELSQQFPVFGQLRNMIDMSVVATLIVQERLDETAGVNLDLLMGRGSEVPVAVYTAPAAISPECSFLRGRKGWIVTTSGGVDINAFEIVENQAADATLGAVHSKASAAAGSTWWWNG, from the coding sequence ATGAAATGTCCACAAGGTTTGCAGGTTCGTGTCCGTCATGCAATCTGCATTGCCAGCATGATCGTGATCGCAACGCCGTCCTTCGCCGGACAAGTTGGCGTGCGTCAGAACTCCGTCGGCGGTGTGATGGTGGATGCTGGCGGCGTGGTGCGTGCGGCGACACCGATGGAACAGCAGAAGTTGCTGCTCGATGTCCGTGCGAAAGTTCGTGCTGCTGACGGTGAAATGGCCAAGCCAGCCGATCTGCGGATGATCTCGCTGAAGGGATTGCAAGCGGCAATCGCCGAAGCGCTTGCCACCGGCGACGATTTGCCCGAAGAGATCCGTTACCTGGCAGGGCTGCAACGCATTGAATACGTCTTGGCCTACCCCGAACAAAATGACATCGTGATTGCGGGCCCCGCCGAACCATGGATCGTACGTGACGACGCGGCAGTGGTGGGGGCGATCAGCGGTCAACCAATGATGTTGATCGACGACTTGGTCACGGCGATGCAGAGTGTCGAAGCGGCGCGACAAGGTGGAATCAGTTGCTCGATCGAACCGACCGCCGAAGGGCATCAACGCTTGAATCGGTTGCTGTCCAAGGTGCAATTGCGAAATGGTCAAAACCCTAAATCGCTTGAACCTCAAATGAAGCAAGCGTTTGGCCCCCAGATGGTCAAGCTGAACGGTGTGCCGACGGACAGTCACTACGCCCGTATCTTGGTTGCCGCCGATTATCAGATGAAGCGGATTGCGATGGGACTTGAGTCGTCGCGGATCGCTGGCCTGCCCAGCTACCTGGAAATGGCGCGGGGATCGATCACGCAAAGCAACGCCAACCCGCGATGGTGGATGGCGTGCGATTACAATTCCCTGTCGCATTCGGACGACAAGCTCTCTTGGAAATTGTCGGGTCGTGGCGTCAAGACAATGACTGAAAACGATCTGATCGGTGCCAACGGCCAAGTGGTCGGTAATGCCAAAGCCGATCCGAAGGCTCAAAAGTGGGCCGATCTGATGACGGAACATTATGGCGAATTAAGCCAGCAGTTCCCTGTCTTCGGACAATTGCGGAACATGATCGATATGAGCGTCGTGGCGACGTTGATCGTTCAAGAGCGTTTGGACGAAACCGCTGGGGTGAACCTGGATCTGTTGATGGGACGCGGTAGCGAAGTTCCCGTCGCAGTCTACACCGCGCCAGCGGCGATCTCTCCCGAATGCAGCTTCCTGCGTGGACGTAAAGGATGGATCGTAACAACTTCTGGTGGCGTCGATATCAACGCGTTTGAGATCGTCGAAAACCAAGCCGCCGATGCAACCCTGGGCGCCGTCCACAGCAAGGCGTCTGCCGCCGCTGGCTCCACCTGGTGGTGGAACGGTTGA
- a CDS encoding polysaccharide biosynthesis/export family protein, producing MNVETRNQSAKRVPAAAGILWTMCLGIAMCTGCTSLTSPISGIPARRLPPQFFAPPKNNLVPVDISLLSQEAPRNYILDSDDVLGIYIEGVLPFNAPDVTPQLPPVHFPDAESTLPPSIGFPIAVAEDGTISLPLVEPIDVRGMTIDQVRELVRQAYIKGNILQDEKARPVVTLIKERTYDVIVVRQDQSLTQNEVNSGSSVQRGSFQGASGSIVKLPAYQNDVLHALMQTGGLPGVTAKNEVKILRASQEDKRKRMELVAQYYRDIEAKRCQNPCMCPPPPPEDDTAIRIPLRVAPGVIPDIRPQDVLLKSGDIIYIESRDREVFYTGGLLPGGEHPLPRDYDLDVLGAMAIAGTGVGSQVGGGGGGAGGLNARSVGGVPPGRLYILRKTPCEGQVVIEVDLAAATNDPRQRPLIQAGDILVLQYKCEEEVLNFGLGTFFTYGIQELLRN from the coding sequence ATGAATGTTGAAACCAGAAACCAATCCGCAAAGCGCGTGCCCGCTGCCGCTGGCATCCTTTGGACCATGTGTCTAGGCATCGCGATGTGTACCGGCTGCACCAGCCTAACGTCGCCGATCAGCGGCATTCCAGCGCGTCGCTTGCCACCTCAATTTTTTGCTCCGCCAAAGAATAACCTCGTCCCCGTCGACATCTCGCTGTTGTCGCAGGAGGCGCCGCGGAACTATATCCTTGATTCCGATGACGTGCTGGGAATCTATATCGAAGGCGTGTTGCCATTCAACGCTCCCGATGTGACACCTCAGTTGCCACCGGTTCACTTTCCCGACGCCGAAAGTACTCTGCCACCCTCGATCGGATTCCCGATTGCCGTAGCGGAAGATGGCACGATCTCCTTGCCGTTAGTCGAGCCAATCGACGTCCGTGGAATGACGATCGACCAAGTCCGCGAACTCGTACGCCAAGCCTACATCAAGGGCAATATCCTCCAGGATGAAAAGGCACGCCCCGTGGTTACTCTGATCAAAGAGCGAACCTACGATGTAATTGTCGTCCGTCAGGACCAATCGTTGACACAAAATGAGGTCAACAGCGGAAGCAGCGTTCAGCGTGGCAGCTTCCAAGGGGCTTCGGGCAGCATTGTAAAGCTACCCGCATACCAAAATGACGTATTACACGCCCTGATGCAGACCGGCGGACTTCCCGGTGTGACGGCAAAGAACGAAGTCAAGATCCTTCGTGCGAGTCAAGAAGACAAACGCAAACGGATGGAATTGGTCGCGCAGTACTACCGCGATATCGAAGCGAAGCGATGCCAAAATCCATGCATGTGCCCACCACCACCTCCCGAAGACGACACCGCGATTCGTATTCCATTGCGAGTTGCACCGGGCGTGATCCCTGACATCCGTCCCCAGGACGTGCTGTTGAAGAGTGGCGACATCATCTACATCGAATCACGTGATCGCGAGGTCTTCTACACCGGCGGATTGCTGCCCGGTGGAGAACATCCACTACCTCGCGACTACGACTTGGATGTTCTCGGAGCGATGGCGATTGCCGGAACCGGCGTCGGCAGCCAAGTTGGCGGTGGCGGCGGGGGAGCAGGCGGATTGAACGCCCGCAGCGTCGGCGGCGTACCACCAGGGCGACTGTACATCCTTCGCAAGACACCATGCGAAGGACAGGTTGTCATCGAAGTGGACCTGGCTGCAGCGACCAACGATCCTCGCCAGCGACCGCTGATTCAAGCGGGTGACATCCTGGTTCTGCAGTACAAGTGTGAAGAGGAAGTTCTAAACTTCGGACTGGGAACCTTCTTCACCTACGGAATCCAAGAACTGCTACGCAACTAG
- a CDS encoding O-antigen ligase family protein codes for MSDAVQRPTSEKLVALWRRLLAVFAVLVPTFAAWDYGGILPWTKWALAVTTVCLLIATVPLLLFRQPSSRLVYGLPFLALTIWAFAVFQTLPLPATGVSMLAPASHTAYTQWGVVGDQVAPASIPISIAPWYTRQYLVLPACFAGFVLIGTVLLRGEKDVLILLTLTMFSGVAISYLGTADKINANQIRGELVAPSDASLPFGPFVNRNNAAGYLNLCLACSIGALVYRHRTRLKERKNDDRYRVSGDSRWEKLVSRITRFGRLTDNLSVVIVVFAVVIASGIFISGSRGGMLATLAGTLVVGMRSVNRSRKFTALIAISVGFVGLGLLLGSIGMVSAVQERFAQTWGDDALQDGRLDHWQDSLVASSNYLPAGAGLGTYRFAYMPFQRVGSSAWFLNADGMPFEWLLEGGLIVVGLVIAGIAWTYRLLWNLAFFKNTPSDAAIATTAWFAVPSLLVSQSFDFGILLPANTLLAALILGAVCALVKPVPKRKQRLKDTKPDQAAGESERPSRRHRSRSATQEYPPMQSEVASTSRPSRRFGTKAVDSAGSSTHSGSRVVRHLGPHVSRKSKRPQRSKRQRAIDLALALVCWGGCFVTAGLAIPQQYEAAESDRVVRQLNAWRPDLRHAKRKIDAIADRTQKLATRYPRNPDVLFANARAILLQWRTATIDQAGDLGSREAFDRRWQLTDPLLRRFQFHSLQAASPGESVEWQSVLLPGQSSEPLLAAREQALAALRFCPLNDQIYSLLLTLDFVDRGFVDSERMLNQLHRLGIRRPDTLQRLGVLAAVYPGEDLALTLWRDELQLVPERLANVWRMIQQLGIEADLNTLVPEDPGALLTAADSLTTDPATREALLARIDVIIQREGRSSLKQLTTSDTVADGTATASVSASHKPLRHRVADDSQWHYFNARVAMLRGDFIAAEESCREAVQMSPGDIAWREQYAHLLLRNGKQKEAVAQIERCLLQSSNDRRYLTLAAQFRAADVAPETEPSSPDAPVRVGGSVDGTP; via the coding sequence ATGTCCGATGCTGTCCAACGGCCGACGTCCGAGAAGCTGGTCGCGTTATGGCGCCGGCTGTTAGCGGTCTTTGCCGTGCTGGTTCCGACATTCGCCGCTTGGGATTATGGTGGGATTCTTCCCTGGACCAAATGGGCGTTGGCGGTGACGACGGTCTGCTTGCTTATCGCGACGGTCCCCTTGTTATTGTTTCGCCAACCCAGTTCGCGATTGGTGTACGGCCTTCCGTTTTTAGCACTCACGATTTGGGCCTTCGCTGTCTTTCAGACCCTTCCGTTGCCGGCAACGGGGGTGTCCATGTTGGCACCCGCAAGTCACACCGCTTATACGCAGTGGGGCGTGGTAGGGGACCAAGTCGCCCCTGCCTCGATTCCGATCAGTATCGCCCCTTGGTATACTCGCCAATACTTGGTGTTGCCCGCCTGTTTCGCCGGCTTTGTCCTGATCGGAACCGTTCTGTTGCGCGGCGAAAAGGACGTGTTGATCCTCTTGACGCTAACGATGTTCAGCGGTGTCGCGATCAGCTATTTAGGTACGGCGGACAAAATCAACGCGAACCAGATTCGTGGTGAACTGGTGGCACCCTCGGACGCGTCGCTGCCCTTTGGTCCCTTCGTAAACCGCAACAATGCGGCTGGCTACCTGAATCTCTGTTTGGCGTGCAGCATCGGAGCCCTCGTCTATCGCCATCGCACCCGGCTCAAGGAACGCAAGAACGACGACCGGTATCGCGTTTCGGGGGATAGCCGCTGGGAGAAATTGGTCAGCCGGATCACGCGGTTTGGTCGCTTAACCGACAATCTGTCGGTCGTGATCGTTGTATTTGCAGTCGTCATTGCCAGTGGAATTTTCATCAGTGGTTCACGCGGTGGGATGTTGGCAACGTTGGCGGGGACGCTTGTGGTCGGTATGCGTTCGGTCAACCGCAGCCGAAAGTTTACGGCGCTGATTGCGATCTCGGTCGGGTTCGTCGGATTGGGGCTCTTGCTCGGTTCGATCGGCATGGTCTCTGCCGTGCAGGAGCGATTCGCCCAGACCTGGGGAGATGACGCCTTGCAGGACGGCCGGCTGGATCACTGGCAAGACAGCTTGGTTGCTTCATCCAATTACCTTCCCGCAGGCGCTGGTCTGGGCACCTACCGGTTCGCTTACATGCCGTTCCAACGCGTCGGTTCATCGGCTTGGTTTTTGAATGCCGATGGAATGCCGTTTGAATGGTTGCTCGAAGGGGGCCTGATCGTGGTGGGGCTTGTGATCGCGGGAATCGCGTGGACCTATCGATTGCTGTGGAACCTCGCCTTTTTTAAGAACACACCATCCGACGCCGCGATTGCGACGACGGCATGGTTTGCGGTTCCCAGCTTGTTGGTCTCGCAGTCGTTTGATTTTGGGATCCTCTTGCCTGCCAATACGCTCTTGGCCGCTTTGATCCTAGGCGCGGTCTGCGCTCTGGTGAAACCGGTTCCCAAGAGGAAGCAACGCTTGAAAGATACCAAGCCCGACCAGGCGGCTGGCGAATCCGAGCGACCGTCGCGTCGGCATCGATCACGGTCCGCAACGCAAGAATATCCGCCGATGCAATCCGAGGTTGCGTCGACCTCACGGCCATCTCGGCGGTTTGGCACCAAAGCAGTCGATTCTGCAGGCAGCAGCACGCACTCCGGATCCCGCGTCGTTCGTCATTTGGGGCCGCACGTGTCACGCAAATCGAAGCGTCCACAGAGGTCCAAGCGTCAACGTGCCATCGATCTGGCACTCGCATTGGTCTGCTGGGGCGGCTGTTTCGTCACCGCCGGGCTGGCCATCCCGCAGCAATATGAAGCGGCGGAGTCGGATCGGGTCGTGCGGCAACTGAACGCCTGGCGGCCGGACTTGCGGCACGCCAAGCGGAAGATCGATGCGATTGCCGACCGAACCCAGAAACTGGCCACCCGATATCCACGCAATCCCGACGTGCTGTTTGCCAACGCCCGGGCGATCTTGTTGCAGTGGCGTACGGCGACGATCGATCAAGCCGGCGACCTGGGGAGTCGCGAGGCGTTTGATCGTCGCTGGCAGCTAACCGACCCGTTGTTGCGACGCTTCCAATTTCATTCCTTGCAGGCTGCGTCGCCCGGCGAGTCGGTGGAATGGCAATCGGTCTTGCTGCCGGGCCAATCGAGCGAGCCCCTGTTGGCAGCCCGCGAACAAGCGCTCGCCGCGCTTCGTTTCTGCCCCTTAAACGATCAAATCTATTCATTGCTGCTGACGCTTGATTTTGTTGATCGCGGTTTCGTCGATAGCGAGCGGATGCTGAACCAACTGCATCGGTTGGGAATCCGACGGCCCGATACCCTGCAACGACTGGGAGTGTTGGCGGCGGTCTATCCTGGCGAAGATCTTGCGTTGACACTCTGGCGCGATGAATTGCAATTGGTGCCTGAACGGCTGGCAAACGTCTGGCGCATGATCCAACAATTGGGAATCGAAGCCGACCTTAACACCTTGGTGCCGGAAGATCCGGGAGCTTTGCTGACCGCCGCCGATTCGTTAACGACCGATCCGGCGACCCGCGAAGCTTTGTTGGCGCGGATCGACGTGATCATTCAACGCGAGGGACGGTCGTCGCTGAAGCAATTAACAACTTCCGATACGGTCGCCGACGGCACTGCGACCGCTTCGGTTTCCGCGTCGCATAAACCGTTGCGGCATCGCGTCGCCGACGACTCCCAGTGGCACTACTTCAACGCCCGCGTGGCCATGTTGCGTGGCGATTTCATTGCGGCGGAAGAGTCCTGCCGCGAGGCGGTACAAATGAGTCCTGGAGATATCGCTTGGCGCGAACAATACGCGCATCTGTTGCTGCGCAACGGCAAACAAAAAGAGGCGGTCGCACAGATCGAGCGCTGCCTGCTGCAGTCTTCCAACGATCGCCGGTATCTGACGCTGGCGGCCCAGTTTCGGGCGGCGGACGTTGCGCCCGAGACGGAACCATCGTCCCCCGACGCGCCTGTTCGCGTTGGCGGCAGTGTAGATGGGACGCCTTAG
- a CDS encoding MATE family efflux transporter, which translates to MNIWNRPAGIAEVLRVALPLMISTGCLTLTLFSDRTMLLWYGQPEMAASMAGGNLFWTLTCFPVGIVSMTSAMVAQYSGSGQPQRIGRLIWQAIWFSLAISPLLWMLIPLSRSIFVAAGQDPSLLDLESIYLQWLLVGASAVVLESALAGFFSGTERTAIVMWVNIAASIVNLVLDVVLIFGYAGFPELGIVGAGIASSISFWTKAIIYLVLMHRRADTVRFGIAAGRVVDFPLLRRLLYFGVPAGLQYQAESGGFAMIVLQIGQVGTEALAATAMAINFNMMAFVPLIGVSIAASVLVGKHLTESGPSLAARAAISAALLGVCYSATWATAYVLIPDTLLSLYLAGNQGEAIAPTIALARVLLRFVAVYCIFDAAQIVIGGALRGAGDTWFVLFASVSVAVLWVTVGLIGKPYSSNPLHWWWWMLTCWVMSMAAAMLGRFAHGRWRTLRMVEAADSSIAMVS; encoded by the coding sequence ATGAATATCTGGAATCGGCCGGCGGGCATCGCCGAAGTGTTGCGTGTTGCCCTGCCGTTGATGATCAGCACGGGCTGTCTCACGCTGACGCTGTTCTCCGATCGAACCATGTTATTGTGGTACGGCCAACCCGAAATGGCCGCGTCGATGGCTGGCGGCAATTTGTTCTGGACATTGACCTGTTTTCCCGTCGGCATCGTCTCGATGACCAGCGCGATGGTCGCCCAATATTCCGGCAGCGGCCAACCCCAACGGATCGGTCGTCTGATATGGCAAGCGATTTGGTTTTCGCTCGCGATCTCCCCGTTGTTGTGGATGTTGATCCCGCTGTCGCGATCGATCTTTGTAGCCGCGGGGCAAGATCCATCACTGCTCGATTTGGAATCGATCTATCTGCAGTGGTTGCTTGTCGGTGCCAGCGCTGTCGTCTTGGAATCGGCACTTGCCGGCTTCTTCAGCGGGACCGAACGGACTGCGATCGTGATGTGGGTGAACATCGCCGCGTCGATCGTGAACCTGGTGCTCGACGTCGTGCTCATCTTCGGCTATGCCGGTTTTCCCGAACTCGGGATCGTCGGCGCCGGGATCGCCAGCAGCATTTCGTTCTGGACCAAAGCGATCATCTATTTAGTGCTGATGCATCGCCGCGCCGACACGGTTCGTTTTGGCATTGCTGCGGGTCGCGTTGTCGACTTCCCCTTGCTTCGCCGTTTGCTCTATTTTGGTGTTCCTGCGGGTCTTCAGTATCAAGCCGAATCGGGCGGGTTCGCAATGATCGTATTGCAGATCGGACAGGTCGGAACCGAAGCGTTGGCCGCGACCGCAATGGCGATCAACTTCAACATGATGGCGTTTGTTCCTTTGATCGGGGTGTCGATCGCCGCATCGGTCTTGGTCGGGAAGCACTTAACGGAATCGGGACCGTCGTTGGCCGCGCGGGCAGCTATCTCCGCGGCCCTGTTGGGCGTTTGCTACTCCGCAACCTGGGCTACCGCCTACGTCTTGATCCCCGACACGTTGCTATCGCTGTATCTCGCTGGCAATCAAGGGGAAGCGATCGCGCCGACGATTGCGCTAGCGCGGGTTCTGCTCCGGTTTGTCGCAGTCTACTGCATCTTTGATGCGGCACAGATTGTCATCGGTGGGGCACTGCGTGGTGCAGGCGACACCTGGTTCGTCCTTTTTGCCAGCGTGAGCGTTGCCGTGCTTTGGGTCACGGTGGGGCTGATCGGGAAACCCTATTCCAGCAATCCTTTGCATTGGTGGTGGTGGATGTTGACCTGTTGGGTGATGTCGATGGCCGCCGCGATGCTTGGTCGTTTCGCCCACGGCCGATGGCGAACGCTTCGGATGGTGGAAGCTGCCGATTCGAGCATAGCAATGGTCTCCTAA